Proteins encoded by one window of Paraburkholderia terrae:
- a CDS encoding extracellular catalytic domain type 2 short-chain-length polyhydroxyalkanoate depolymerase, with protein MANDIVQLRDYSVKKGESSISGLSSGAFMTVQLHLAHSASFAGVGVIAGGPFRCSESFRGAAPLAEDANVQSAEYICMSPLTPQTGPSAPRLAQLAHDTAQAGAIDPLSNLKGDRIYLFTGSRDTVVYSEVVKCTHRFYELLGVASDDILFDDTVPAGHSIVTDNPEDSLLDTNQPPYINQGGFMQSHRILHHIYDDLKAPAPQTSGRLLRFDQTEFFGGEARASMGEFGYAYVPRAVEEGAPARVHVVLHGCKQGYSYVNYVFGRADVTNQAPYGNRYITTTGYNELADSNDIIVLYPQATGADGGGLQNPDGCWDWWGYTSDDPEQPDYYSRDAIQIKALHSMLSRLGG; from the coding sequence ACTGCGCGACTACAGCGTCAAGAAAGGCGAAAGCTCCATTTCCGGTTTGTCTTCAGGTGCATTCATGACGGTGCAACTGCACCTCGCGCATTCCGCGAGCTTTGCGGGTGTCGGCGTGATTGCGGGCGGACCGTTTCGCTGCTCCGAATCGTTTCGCGGCGCGGCGCCGCTGGCCGAAGACGCCAATGTTCAAAGCGCCGAGTACATCTGCATGAGCCCGCTCACGCCGCAGACGGGACCGAGCGCGCCGCGCCTCGCGCAACTCGCGCACGACACTGCGCAGGCGGGTGCAATCGATCCGCTGTCGAATCTCAAAGGCGACCGCATCTATCTCTTCACGGGCTCGCGCGATACCGTCGTGTATTCCGAGGTCGTGAAGTGTACGCATCGTTTCTACGAGTTGCTCGGCGTCGCGTCCGACGACATCCTGTTCGACGACACGGTGCCCGCCGGCCACTCGATCGTCACCGATAATCCCGAAGATTCGTTACTCGACACCAACCAGCCGCCCTATATCAACCAGGGCGGCTTCATGCAGTCGCATCGAATCCTGCATCACATCTACGACGACCTGAAGGCGCCCGCGCCACAAACGAGCGGCCGTCTGCTGCGCTTCGATCAAACCGAATTCTTCGGCGGCGAAGCGCGCGCGAGCATGGGCGAGTTCGGCTATGCGTACGTGCCGCGTGCCGTCGAGGAAGGCGCGCCGGCGCGCGTGCATGTCGTGCTGCACGGCTGCAAGCAGGGCTACAGCTACGTGAACTACGTATTCGGACGCGCCGACGTGACAAACCAGGCGCCCTACGGCAACCGCTACATCACGACGACGGGCTACAACGAACTCGCCGACAGCAACGACATCATCGTGCTGTATCCGCAGGCAACGGGTGCGGACGGCGGCGGCCTGCAAAACCCGGACGGATGCTGGGACTGGTGGGGCTACACGAGCGACGATCCCGAACAGCCCGACTACTATTCGCGCGATGCGATCCAGATCAAGGCGCTGCACAGCATGCTGAGCCGGCTTGGCGGCTAA